A segment of the Anopheles cruzii chromosome 2, idAnoCruzAS_RS32_06, whole genome shotgun sequence genome:
GAGAAAAAGTCCCGGACGTCCCGGCTATGCTACGGCAGGCACCGCGCCAAGTAGGTCACGTGACACCAAGTCTaacccgtcccgtccccggTGGATGCTGTGGATGGCGACGTTGTCTCTCGAAGATCGCGTCGCCCCAATCGGCCCCGGATTTAGCATAGAAGCATGGGGTGTTCCCGGGCTCCTTTCTACTTTCACCTTTCGCCTGGCCGTAACCAAAACCGTGACCCATTAGACGTGACGCGCCCGCTCGTCCACACGTTCTCGTCCCGTCCGAGATTGGCCGCCGGAGAAAAATGTAATATATGTGCCAATGTGGGGtgggcaccggtggccataTCTCATCTGCTCATCCAGCGGCGTTATCGTCGGGGCTGCTACGATCCGCTACGCCCCGCGAGTCCGGTTTGTTTGTCAAATGTCATCAGCTTCGGTAGTATCTcacgacgagagagagaaggtgcctttccaccggggccaccggtgtgTCGCGCATCGcatgggttttctttttcggggtCTTTTGACTTCTGCTCAATTCTGCTAGCTGGCCTCCGGTCGTGTCACGCAACGCCCGGGCCATAGGAAGGCCGATTTTGAATACTAATCACCTCACCTGATCGGTGCCGGCGGCCTGGTGGCGTCTTCGACGCGATCGttaacgaagaagaagaacctgATTCGTTGAATATTAATCGGGACTTTCCAGTTTTTTAGTCGATtagtttccagtttttcacttcgcaTTCAGTCCGATTTGAGAAACATTCGAGGGGCCCAAAAAGGTGAATGAAGAGCCCACCCGAAAGATGCGAGCGCAGCCTCGCAGTGGTCTAAAGCAGCCGGCGTAACCTATTCGACCTATGCACGATTTTGCAACGACTGGCGGTACTGGCGATATTTGACACCGATCTGTGGTGCCGGGAATCTAGTGGGGAACGCAGCGGGACTCCAGAGTGGGCGCTTCGAAGCTCCGATGGGAACCGGAAATTGCACGCTGGGGTCTCATCAtaacgcaccaccaccccccgcatCTGACCGTGTTCTAATGACGTGTTTGCCCTTTCGGGTGGCTCATTTGCGGTTTTATTAGCCCGCTGTTTATTGGGCTTAGTGGAggcttggttttgtttcttcggatTGTTTCTTCCAATTTATGAGCCCGATCAGGTTGCGCCCATTTTCATTTATCTCTTTGATTCATTGTTATGATCCTATTTTTGGGTtattaccgtatttttcaatgtataacgcgcacctttttcccaagttttttagctctaaaatctgggtgcgcgttatacaagggtagtaaaaattttgtctcctctaaacttacaaatgtgcccttttaggtacatttttatggtcgtattccgtggtaaacatctgtcaatcgtggtaaacattgtaccaaaattgttcttttctgatcaaatggaaggaataaacctttcaaataaaagttcaaccaataaaaaatattcagccgtttttgctttataaccaaatgaaatcatctATCGgtaaagaaacaccctgtagtatgtcttttgcaatgtatacgcattttatctttagtctactttagaatatttatagaataatatagattttttttagattatttagcataatacattattatcattgggtatttgttggatatcacatatctgaaaaatgtacaataaaaaactttttttccaaattttttctcttaaaatatgggtgcgcgttatacacgggtgcgcgttatacattgaaaaatacggtaatcGTAAATTTTTAGTGTCCGGctctttttatctttttaattttgtggCCTTTTCGTGGAGATCGCACTTGTACGTGATTTATTCAAAAAGTGTTCGGAATTTTgtgtttaataaaaaattattggtttattcatgaattacttttttcctctttaaagtaatcccctCAGATAATAATCCCccctcgaagcacttcaaaaaatcatttcttCTGATCTTGTCCAGTTCCTTCTTCGATGCTTgcttgcgatgcgatgcttcGTCTTTATGTCCTCAATCGTAGCGTAACGCTGTCCTTTTATGGgctccttcagtttccggaacaagaaaaagtcacagtgGATCTGGGGAATATGGTTTaagcatcattagtgtgttgttttggtcaaaaattcggACAAAAGCAATGATAAgttgcaggtaatattccttattgaccgttctatcctttggcaacaactcatgatgcaccacgcccctgcaatcgaagaaaactgtaaacaaaacCTTCGAATTCGACCGAACTTGACTcttcgacgttcacatcttctcgacCCTCTGAAAAAACTTTGAACCATCGATAAACGCTACTTTTGGGCCAAAATAGattcaccataagccacagtcaacattcgGAATGTTCACTTAATTAATTCTGTcattcacacaaaatttgatacagattctttgccattcattttttggagcagacaaaaatcgacgatgagacAAAACTTgtttactcaaaatggctgaacttGTCATCATAAATGAGTGACAAATAAGTACcaacataaaaatatatatCTAACCCACGGAAATTCCAAATGATGAATTCCTTTTGAACTAAACACGTCCCGTCCGATTCTtccctttatttattttgttttaccatttttctaTTCCTTCTATCCTCTATCAATGTCTGacccttttttatgcttttttccTCGGGTGCAGATGCGACAGTGCCGTCATTTTTCGGCAACAACAGCGACCACTTCAAGCTGCTGGATCAGAACGAGAACACGCTGCTGATCGGGGCGCGGAACGCGGTGTACAACATTTCGATCGACCACCTGGTGGAGATCAGCGGGCAGCGCATCTCCTGGCCATCGTCGGACGCACACCGCGAGCTGTGCACGCTGAAGGGCAAGCAGGAGCCCGACTGTCAGAACTACATCCGGGTGTTTGCACGCGTCGGCGGCAACCGGATCATGATCTGTGGCACGAACTCGTACAAGCCGCTCTGCCGGTACTACAACGTGCTGCCCGGCAACGGGACGGTCGTGTTCGACAACAACGAGCTGGAGGCGCAGGGACGCTGCCCGTACAACCCGCAGCACAACAGCACCTACGTGTACACGGGCGACGGTCAGCTGTActcggcgacggtggccgactTTTCCGGCGCCGATGCGCTGATCTACCGCGAAACGCAGCGCACCGAACAGTACGACAGCAAGCAGCTGAATCAGCCGGCGTTCGTGAACGCGATCGAGTACGGCGGCTACGTGATGTTCTTCTTCCGCGAGGTCGCGATCGAGTACATGAACTGCGGCAAGGCAATCTACTCGCGCGTGGCGCGCGTCTGCAAGAACGACAAGGGGGGACCGTACCCCTTCCAGGACCGGTGGACCTCGTACCTGAAGGCGCGCCTCAATTGTTCCATCCCGGGCGAGTACCCGTTCTACTTCGATGAGATCCGTAAGTAGCCCGTGTGTGTGACCCAACGACTCTGATTCTGACCACTGACTGATGTTTCTCCCTATTCTTCCACGAACAGAGGCAACGACGGGCGCAATCAGTGGACTGTACGGGGGCGAGCGGAACAAGATCATCTACGCGATCATGACGACACCGGAGAACGCGATCGGCGGGTCGGCCGTGTGCGCCTTCTCCATCCGGGACATTCTGGACGCGTTCGAGGGACCATTCAAAGCGCAACGGGATATGCACTCCAACTGGCTGCAGGTTCCGCCGGCCGCGGTGCCCGAACCGCGGCCCGGCAAGTGTGTCGACGATAGCCGCACACTCCCGAAGGCTTCGGTGAACTTCGTCAAGACCAACAACCTGATGGACAGTGCGGTGCGATCGCTACACTCGAGGCCCGTCTTTACGCGCGTCAGCTTGTACTATCGGCTGACGGCGATCGCTGTCGATACGCAGGTGAAAGCGCTCGACGGCCACCGGTACGATGTGATCTTCGTTGGCACGAACGACGGCAAGGTGATCAAGTTCGTGAACATCCTGTCGGCGAACAGCTCGGAGGACGTGCGGACGGTGGTGATCAGCGAAACGCAAGCGTTCCCACCCGGCACCAAGATCAACGAGTTGACCATCTCGAAGCGCAACGCGGTCCTGGTGGTGCTCAGTGCGGGCAAGATCGTTTCGCTGCCACTGCACACGTGCCACGAGCATGGGTTCAAGACGTGCCGCAAGTGTTTGGATCTTCAGGACCCGTACTGCGCGTGGGACGACGTGAACCGGGAGTGCAAGACGATCGACGAGGTGCACGCGTCGGGAGCGCCCATCGATCAGTTCTACCAGCGGCTGGACGGGGAGCGCATCGGTGAGATCTGCCGGAAGTACGACCACCAGGAGCCGACGGTGCACGCGTACGAGGACAACGACATCTACACGCGGATCGATGGGTCGGGTGCGGTCGAGAAGCCGGACAAAACGTACGACCAGCGGAACGTGCTGATCGTGCACTCgaaccacggcacggtggcgtCCGTCGGGCCGGAGGACATCGACAACGAGATATCGATGTCGTCGATCGAAAGTGACGATCTGACGAACCGGATCGTCAACACGCACCAGTACCACAGCAAGACGGGTAAGTGTCTGGGCGGCGCAAGCATCACGGCCCCGGGCTGATGATTGATGGCCAGGGTGTGGCGTGACACTTTCCGACGCGAGCGCGGATGAAAGTCGGCCAAAGGTGCGCTGCTACAATTACGTTTTGTCAACTCGAGCTCATTTTTGTTGTGGGCCGGGTTTTAACACCTTCTCTTTCACCATCTACCTACTTTAAACGGCGCTCGAAGGGTAGGTTCCACCGCGGTCCGGTTTTTCGGCCTGGCATGAATGAAAAACGGTGTGTCCGCACACCCTAAAACCAGCTCCACCCGGGCCGGCGAGTGGTTTgcaaacacgaaacacggcTCACCTGTGGGCCTGTTTTGTATGCAAAGCCCCAGCTCCGGCGTAGGTTTGTTGTGGTTTGCCACCCCGAGCGCCCCGAGTGAGTGGCCCACTTTTGGTCGGGGAGCGATCCAACGGGCCAGAAAAGTGGCGTTTATGCACTTGCGAGTTAAATACAGTGCCctcgggtttgttttttagCAGCCACAAACTTCCTATCGATTGCATGCCGATTGCCGGGTTgctttggtttcgtttttccgttccgtttggcaacgCGCAATGCAAATGTAGAACCGATTCGTTAATTCATGCACCTAGGGCCCCGggtacggttttttttcttcttttctgtcacaatatttatttgcaaAACACGAAACCGCCCATTCGTTTGACATGCTCTTTGGCGGTGTGGTGCCGCTTTTTTTGGGTCATGAGCCCACCCCACCGCGCGTTATAtgcgctcgctgctgctcccAATTCGCTTCCCAAACGGTACAGACGGTGCAGCGGTGCAATAGCCTACTGCGCGTGTGTTTCGTGAATCGGTTTATTAATTGAGTTTTATGTCCCCACACGCAGATACGTTCGTGAAAGAGAACGTGCAGATAGCCTCGATCAACTGGGCGATCTATTTGGTGGCCGCCTTTATCATACTGGTGATCGGCATACTGGTCGGCTGTATGCTTACCCGGCATAGTATCACAAAAAAGTCTCTCCCCGTAGGCGAGCGGCAGCGCAATCAGCTGAATAGGTAAGTGAGACACGTTGTTGGAGTTGTTGCAAATTCCGGGTCGCTAACTTCGGGTCTTCTAGCAAAATTGTTCACAGGCTCAACGAGAAGAGCATAGGTGTGCTGTCCCAGAGTCGCACCAGCGGTAAGGACGTCAATCTGCTGATGAACACCACGAACCAGTaccacacgcagcagcaagcgatcgtgcagcagctccagcagcaccatcagaACAACTGCAAGGACAACATCGACTTCGACTACAAGGATCGGAGCGTGGAGTGCAAAAACTCGACCGAAAACCTCGAGAAGGACATCAGCAAAGGGATGGGCACACTGCAGAAGGTGAAGAAGACGTACATATGATTCGGTTGCGGGTTAAAACACAATACCGAccgtctcgtctcgtcggtGCCACCGCCCGTCTGAGTGCgtaagcgcgcgcgcgcgcggaacgatccgctgctggcggcggagATCGATCcgggtgttgggttgggttgttggTCCGTTGGTCTCTCATGTCTGTCCCACCtacctctctctttctctcgctcgctcgctctctcttcctGCCGGTTCCTTCCTGCTGAGCAGAAACAGCGATTCGGCCACTATTTCGGTGCAATCTCTACACTACTGCAAAACGGAACAAATCTGGCGCTTTTTCTGGTGGTTGGTACTTGTTGTTACGCGtctttaacacacacacacacacaaaagctGTATGCCCTCCTGCGTGTTTTAGTTTAACTCTATGACCGGAGGAAGAGAATCGAATGGTCCGAGACTGATCGTCGTCACCAAACGCACGAAGCACGATCGACGAAGGAATCATTCTATCTGCTTCAAAACCGAATGCATGAACCTCTGCCTTTCCGCCTCCGGTTGGATAACGCGTTTGTCCCGTGCCGTGGATCGTGGATCGACATGCCCGAAAAGGGAGGCAGGACCTCTCTCCGTCCAACTGCGGTGTTCGCTAACCACCACCTGATCACTGTGCTTCATCCTTACGCTTTTTATGTGCCCTCCGTCCGATCGGTATCAGCACTTCCTTCTTCCTTGTGCCAACCGAGGAAAGGCCCTGCAACTAATGGCCACCGATGCTCTCCTTCGGATTGCCTTCACTACTGTGGTGGTTTGTCTCACgtgcaataataataatgcgGCGCGGACGGATGCATGACAAGAGCCTTTGAATcccatcgttttttttacaaatcCACTCGTTTTGTTTCTCCATCCCGTTacatacaccaccaccagacgcAGACGCGCCACTTGAAGACGTTTAAGCCGtagaaaatggccaccatcgaaaccgaacgaatCGTCCCTCCGAAAAGGAGATACCAATTGTTGTTGCCATTTCCCGGTCCCATTGTTCCGCACGGACTGGCTTAGGGAAGCCGGAACGGCAGTGTGTAGTGTGAAAGAAAGGGGAAACAGAGATCACCGGCGAAGGAGAGAAGAGGAGGAGTGGGTGGTACATCAACACGACAGGGACACGACACATCGCCCCCAATAACCGATGAAAGACGAGAGGAAGAtgatgaagaaagaaaaccctaCACAACGAACCACGATACGATCGATAGGGAAACAATGTGTACACGGTTAGTGACACGAGAGTGAGACTGTGTGCCTAGCACAAACCTTACGGTGGCCTGCCCTAGATATTTTCCGATCAAGAAGCCACGTTCGATCGGCACTGACCCCTGTTACGGTGGTAGGGCAATCAGTGACAGAGAGCAATCGGACACGCCTTAGAATGTGACGCCGAACGGCAGGACGACCGCCTGAGCTCGACCAGAAGTGGCCTTAAGGAACGACGGAGATACGATTCGATTAGAGTGCGGTTGCAAACGAAACAGATGATCGCTCGTTCGGTCGTTGATCAATGATAGTTAAATAGGATGCACCACGATCATCCGAGCGGCGAGAATAGGGACCGGGGCCGGCTAATTCTTCCTCGCCGTGTCCGTCGTAAATTTATGCGTTCCAATCAAAACGCGAGCCGAGCTCGTACGTAGGGTAATGAATTAAGTGtaactgcaaaaaaaacggaacacctcGAGGACGGAGAGGATCTCGTTGTAGCGTTgttaaaaatcgaaacacacgaaacgtTCAAATGAGCTTCCAACCGTGAGCGACCACGTATTAGAAGCAATCATCGAATTgatcttttatttttcattacaTTAATGACATTCATTCACGATGATGAGTGACAGAAGTAGAGGATATTGTACATAGGGaaacaaaagagaaagagagaggtaGTGAGTGAGAGATCGCGAAACGGGGAGTTTTAGctaaatattttgaaattttttctctttccccgTGACATTCGCTGACGAACTCGCTAGGCTAGGAACTAGGAACTTAGATCTAATGTAGGTATACAATCGTTAGCCTTACGCCCATAAGAAATGAAGCATCGGAAAGGGGCCGGCAAACGCCCAAGAATCTCCTGTCGAACAAAACACGGTCGCCGTCCACAAACCGACCAATACTCACTCTCGACCGTGTGCTTTGGATAACGAAGCAAGCGCCAACCAACCGCAACTTTTTTAATGATTTGACATTTTAAACGGAAAAGTTCAGTTATATACGTGTAGTATCCCACCTTGTTTGCTGATCGTTTGACTACGATCGAGGTCCAATACGCCGCCAACGACTCAGAATAGTGTTATAACGGTAttaatttgagtttttttaaTGACCGCCAACCACCGATGATATATTGTGCTATAGAGTGTAGAGACCCCGACCCTAAAAATGCAGCTACTGAAAGAACCCGGAACTTATCGAACAAAATGGAGCAATATTATCAGTGCCCCAGCGTCGTCTGGGGCGCAGTTTTTTTTAAGCTTATGCGAGAAACGAGGCAAAACATGTGATAAAAATGagtatttaattattttgcgattttatttcttttatccCGCCAGGGGAGCTCGAGGGACGAACGGATGCGCCCCCCGTGGCAGAGGGTGCGCGTCCGGTTTgctgtatttttattttgtttgctattTTAACTTTACTCTAGCGTAAGCGTAGCCTAGTAGAGCCAGATCGCGAATGGAATTAGGGTTAGAAGAGGGAAGGACAGATCGATCCGACAAACTGGCATCGACCTTGGCCTTTTCAGCGAGGTAAATAAGTTAGCTGTTGTgcctgaaaaaaaaaacaataaaaacgacGAATTGTATATATTCgatttaataaaatgaaataaagaGAATAAAAAGCAGACAAAAGTGTACAAAACGTTCTTCCTTACAGTGAGTGAGTGTACTGAATGCACTTTTCGCCCTTGGGTTGGTTCGGCCATTGGACCATCACTTGAGAATCACCCTCATTTTCGGACGGATCGACGGACGTTCAATAAAGAGCCGGTAGACGTTTAGTAAAAGTAACAATTATCGTTCTGTATTTCATCGTCAATGAATCATTGGTAAGAATGCAACTATTTATGTTTAAAACTAGTTCCCTTCGCTTCGGCTTCCCGAACACGCTCTGACGGTGGCGCGTTCGGCCGACCGAGTTCCCCTTCGAAAAAGGACGGCCAATAAATAAGAGGTGGGGGAGGTTAACGCAAAACAAAGATTAAAATCAAAAACCAAAGGCGAAGAATGGCGTAGGGCGGATGATCGGGAGGGCAGACGGCGGGACCAACGTGAACGTAAACACACTAACACCTAACTTGGCGCGCACGATAACAGTGGTGCTAACTGGCTACATGACATGACTAGACACAAACTCTCGACCGTTTCCGGTCACTCCGGGAACGCAAAGGCAAAACTTGGGGggacgaaaacggaacggaacccacACCACCGGGCTGGAGGCTGCTGGGGCTGGAGTCCTATTTGGTATCGTAGCTGTCGAAAGATCACCACCCAACGATCCA
Coding sequences within it:
- the LOC128277361 gene encoding semaphorin-1A, whose amino-acid sequence is MMVHLTGRRLWGLLVPTTILVISQCIARVDSWVPDVQSKLRIPYDATVPSFFGNNSDHFKLLDQNENTLLIGARNAVYNISIDHLVEISGQRISWPSSDAHRELCTLKGKQEPDCQNYIRVFARVGGNRIMICGTNSYKPLCRYYNVLPGNGTVVFDNNELEAQGRCPYNPQHNSTYVYTGDGQLYSATVADFSGADALIYRETQRTEQYDSKQLNQPAFVNAIEYGGYVMFFFREVAIEYMNCGKAIYSRVARVCKNDKGGPYPFQDRWTSYLKARLNCSIPGEYPFYFDEIQATTGAISGLYGGERNKIIYAIMTTPENAIGGSAVCAFSIRDILDAFEGPFKAQRDMHSNWLQVPPAAVPEPRPGKCVDDSRTLPKASVNFVKTNNLMDSAVRSLHSRPVFTRVSLYYRLTAIAVDTQVKALDGHRYDVIFVGTNDGKVIKFVNILSANSSEDVRTVVISETQAFPPGTKINELTISKRNAVLVVLSAGKIVSLPLHTCHEHGFKTCRKCLDLQDPYCAWDDVNRECKTIDEVHASGAPIDQFYQRLDGERIGEICRKYDHQEPTVHAYEDNDIYTRIDGSGAVEKPDKTYDQRNVLIVHSNHGTVASVGPEDIDNEISMSSIESDDLTNRIVNTHQYHSKTDTFVKENVQIASINWAIYLVAAFIILVIGILVGCMLTRHSITKKSLPVGERQRNQLNRLNEKSIGVLSQSRTSGKDVNLLMNTTNQYHTQQQAIVQQLQQHHQNNCKDNIDFDYKDRSVECKNSTENLEKDISKGMGTLQKTQTRHLKTFKP